One part of the Caproiciproducens sp. CPB-2 genome encodes these proteins:
- a CDS encoding V-type ATP synthase subunit A: MENQNVIFGINGSVVTVKDSRSFSMMEMVYVGNERLVGEVIGITNKLITIQVYEETTGLKPGEPVSGTGSPMNVTLGPGIIDNIFDGIERPLKSIAEQSGAFIARGSNVSALDESRLWDVTVTVKEGDRLKGGDVYAECPETTIIKHKCMVPPLLSGVVTKVNADGKYKVTDPVVELQDEHGETHRLSLCQRWPIRVPRPVTERLQTKVPLITGQRVIDTLFPISKGGTAAIPGGFGTGKTMTQHQLAKWCDADIIIYVGCGERGNEMSQVLDEFSELIDPKSGRPMTDRTVLIANTSNMPVAAREASIYTGITLAEYYRDMGYHVAIMADSTSRWAEALREISGRLEEMPAEEGFPAYLPSRLSEFYERAGMVKNLNSTDGSITIIGAVSPQGSDFSEPVTQNTKRFTRCFWALDKALAYARHYPAINWTQSYSEYFTDLDPWYAEHLGEDFIKYRKEINKILQEENQLMEIVKLIGSDVLPDDQKLIIEIARIIRVGFLQQNAFHAEDTFVPLEKQKLMMKVILYLYKKARQLVSASVPISGIVQSGLFDKLVKMKYDIPNNKPEMFDDYIKEIDRTLSAILAS; encoded by the coding sequence ATGGAGAATCAGAATGTAATATTCGGAATAAACGGTTCCGTCGTAACCGTCAAGGACTCGCGCAGCTTTTCCATGATGGAAATGGTATATGTCGGGAACGAACGCCTGGTCGGCGAAGTAATCGGCATTACAAATAAATTAATTACCATTCAGGTTTATGAAGAAACTACGGGGCTGAAGCCCGGAGAGCCTGTTTCCGGTACCGGCAGCCCCATGAACGTTACGCTCGGCCCCGGAATTATCGATAATATTTTTGATGGAATCGAACGCCCGCTGAAAAGTATTGCGGAGCAGTCCGGCGCGTTTATCGCCCGCGGAAGCAACGTGTCCGCTCTGGATGAGAGCCGGCTTTGGGACGTTACGGTCACCGTGAAAGAGGGCGACCGGTTAAAGGGCGGCGACGTTTACGCCGAGTGCCCGGAAACAACCATCATCAAGCATAAATGCATGGTTCCCCCGCTTCTTTCCGGCGTGGTCACAAAGGTAAACGCAGACGGCAAATACAAAGTGACCGATCCCGTTGTGGAGCTGCAGGACGAACACGGGGAAACACACCGGCTTTCCCTCTGCCAGCGCTGGCCGATCCGCGTGCCGCGCCCGGTGACCGAGCGCCTGCAGACAAAAGTGCCGCTGATTACCGGCCAGCGTGTCATAGACACCCTCTTCCCCATTTCGAAGGGAGGCACTGCGGCGATTCCGGGCGGCTTCGGCACCGGAAAGACCATGACGCAGCATCAGCTCGCCAAATGGTGTGATGCTGATATCATTATTTACGTCGGCTGCGGCGAGCGCGGCAATGAAATGAGCCAGGTTCTGGATGAGTTTTCGGAACTGATCGACCCGAAATCCGGCAGGCCGATGACCGACCGGACCGTACTGATCGCCAACACCAGCAACATGCCCGTCGCGGCGCGCGAGGCTTCCATTTACACGGGAATCACGCTTGCCGAATACTACCGCGACATGGGCTATCATGTTGCCATCATGGCGGACTCCACTTCCCGCTGGGCGGAAGCTCTCCGCGAGATATCCGGCCGGTTGGAGGAAATGCCCGCCGAGGAAGGCTTCCCGGCCTATCTGCCCAGCCGCCTTTCCGAATTTTACGAGCGCGCGGGCATGGTCAAAAATTTGAACAGCACGGACGGCTCCATTACCATTATCGGCGCCGTTTCCCCGCAGGGCTCCGACTTTTCCGAGCCCGTCACACAGAACACAAAACGTTTTACCCGCTGCTTCTGGGCGCTGGATAAAGCCCTTGCTTACGCAAGGCATTACCCGGCCATCAACTGGACCCAAAGCTACAGTGAATATTTCACCGATCTGGATCCGTGGTACGCGGAGCATTTGGGCGAAGACTTTATCAAATACCGCAAGGAGATCAATAAAATCCTGCAGGAAGAAAACCAGCTGATGGAAATTGTCAAGCTGATCGGCTCGGACGTTCTGCCCGACGACCAGAAGCTGATCATTGAGATCGCCAGAATTATCAGAGTCGGTTTCCTGCAGCAGAACGCTTTCCACGCGGAAGATACCTTTGTTCCCCTTGAAAAGCAGAAGCTGATGATGAAAGTGATCCTGTATCTCTATAAAAAGGCAAGACAGCTTGTGTCCGCGTCCGTGCCGATTTCCGGCATTGTGCAGTCCGGGCTGTTCGACAAGCTGGTCAAGATGAAATACGACATTCCCAACAACAAGCCGGAGATGTTCGACGACTATATAAAAGAAATAGACCGGACTCTCTCCGCAATTCTTGCTTCCTGA
- a CDS encoding V-type ATP synthase subunit B has product MILDYIGLQEINGSLIVLDDVANASFEEVVDIRLNDGTLRRGRIVQMEGSRVVIQVFEGTRGISLDNTSTRLMGHPMEMPLSPEILGRVFNGSGRPIDGLGEIFPLKKANINGTPINPVSREYPKNYINTGISTIDTLMTLIRGQKLPIFSGSGMKHNELAVQIARQSKISDDSGSNFAIVFAAMGVKNDVAEYFRRSFDESGVLQKVVMFLNLANDPIIERILTPRCALTVAEYLAFELGMHILVIMTDMTSYAEALREFSSSKGEIPGRKGFPGYLYSDLASLYERAGMIRGKKGSVTQIPILTMPNDDVTHPVPDLTGYITEGQIVLDRSLDSSGFYPPVSVLPSLSRLMKDGIGAGYTREDHSALSNQLFASYAKVMDARSLASVIGEEELSPVDKKYIEFGKLFESQFVNQGFNENRTIGQSLDLGWKLLSTLPRGELDRVDDAILDKYYSKAQEPEKPGQETPAE; this is encoded by the coding sequence ATGATTCTTGATTATATCGGCTTACAAGAAATTAACGGCTCTCTGATCGTTCTGGACGATGTCGCAAACGCCTCGTTTGAAGAGGTCGTCGATATCCGTCTGAACGACGGCACGCTGCGTCGGGGACGAATTGTTCAGATGGAAGGCAGCCGCGTTGTGATCCAGGTGTTTGAAGGCACCCGCGGCATTTCCCTTGACAATACCAGCACGAGGCTGATGGGACATCCGATGGAGATGCCGCTTTCCCCGGAAATTCTGGGCCGCGTGTTCAACGGCTCGGGCCGCCCGATTGACGGGCTCGGCGAAATATTCCCTTTGAAAAAAGCCAATATCAATGGGACGCCGATCAACCCGGTCTCCAGAGAATACCCGAAAAACTATATCAACACCGGCATTTCTACCATAGACACCCTGATGACGCTGATCCGAGGCCAGAAGCTCCCGATCTTTTCCGGCTCCGGCATGAAGCACAACGAGCTTGCCGTCCAGATCGCGAGACAGTCGAAGATCAGCGACGACAGCGGCAGCAACTTCGCGATTGTTTTCGCCGCCATGGGTGTAAAAAACGACGTTGCCGAATACTTCCGCCGCTCGTTTGACGAGTCTGGCGTACTGCAGAAGGTCGTTATGTTCCTGAACCTTGCAAACGACCCGATCATTGAAAGAATCCTGACCCCGCGCTGCGCGCTGACGGTCGCCGAATACCTTGCCTTTGAGCTGGGGATGCACATCCTCGTCATTATGACGGATATGACCTCCTATGCAGAGGCGCTGCGTGAATTCAGCTCCTCCAAGGGTGAAATCCCGGGCAGAAAAGGATTCCCGGGCTACCTGTACTCCGACCTCGCTTCCCTTTACGAACGGGCCGGAATGATCCGCGGCAAGAAAGGCTCCGTCACGCAGATTCCGATTCTGACCATGCCGAACGACGACGTGACCCACCCTGTCCCCGACCTGACCGGCTATATTACCGAGGGCCAGATCGTTCTGGACCGTTCGCTCGACAGCTCCGGCTTCTATCCCCCGGTTTCCGTACTGCCCTCCCTTTCCCGTCTGATGAAGGACGGCATCGGTGCGGGCTACACACGTGAAGATCACTCCGCGCTTTCCAACCAGCTTTTCGCGTCCTACGCGAAGGTGATGGACGCCCGTTCCCTGGCGTCGGTTATCGGCGAAGAAGAGCTTTCGCCCGTCGATAAGAAATATATTGAATTCGGCAAGCTGTTCGAATCCCAGTTCGTCAACCAGGGCTTCAATGAAAACCGCACGATCGGCCAGAGCCTTGACCTGGGCTGGAAACTGCTTTCCACCCTGCCGCGCGGGGAGCTGGACCGTGTGGACGACGCGATTCTCGATAAATACTACAGCAAAGCCCAGGAACCTGAGAAACCCGGACAGGAAACTCCGGCGGAGTAA
- a CDS encoding V-type ATP synthase subunit D — MSNQIVPTKGNLLATKKTLALSRTGYDLLDRKRNILIREMMALIERAAKIQSVIDDTYDEAYAALQRANITLGICNELSRTVPLDNNLNVAYRSVMGVEIPMVSIDTVCAPIPFGLNSTNIMLDNAYMKFNEVKRLTAELAEVENSVYRLADAIKKTQKRANALKNIMIPRFEETVKFITDALEEKDREEFSRLKVIKRQKNNKS, encoded by the coding sequence TTGAGCAACCAGATCGTCCCCACAAAAGGCAATCTGCTCGCTACAAAAAAAACCCTTGCGCTTTCGCGCACCGGCTATGATCTTCTGGATCGTAAACGCAACATCCTGATCCGTGAAATGATGGCTCTGATTGAGCGGGCCGCAAAAATTCAGAGCGTCATTGACGATACTTACGATGAAGCTTACGCCGCGCTGCAGAGAGCAAATATCACGCTGGGCATCTGCAACGAACTGTCCCGCACGGTACCGCTCGACAACAACCTGAACGTAGCCTACAGAAGCGTCATGGGGGTGGAGATTCCCATGGTTTCGATTGATACGGTGTGTGCGCCGATTCCGTTCGGGCTGAATTCCACCAATATTATGCTGGACAATGCCTATATGAAATTCAACGAAGTAAAGCGGCTGACCGCAGAGCTGGCAGAGGTGGAAAATAGCGTTTACCGGCTGGCGGACGCGATCAAAAAGACCCAGAAGCGGGCCAACGCGCTGAAGAATATTATGATTCCCCGGTTTGAGGAAACCGTAAAGTTTATTACCGACGCGCTGGAAGAAAAGGACAGGGAAGAATTCTCCCGCCTGAAAGTGATTAAAAGACAGAAAAACAACAAGTCATAA
- a CDS encoding efflux RND transporter permease subunit → MKIRRKLPTKRNVINFIVDRRRLLEIIFGILIVLSLFCSLFVEINYDLKEYLPADTPSESGINLMEKEFGYPGIARVMVDDVSLYEAKAYKEKIEAIDGVDRVLWADSETDVYQAGEFVESKDIEDYYKNRHSVMDIIFKESDTSKRTSQSIDEIRKITGAKGHLVGPAVQDKTVSEGLRSEMGSVLALAFAVIALVLFLSTTSWFEPVLFLFIMAIVIIINSGTNVFLGTISFLTSNVSSVLLLACSMDFSIFLLHAFIRRKEAGKEPEQAIRDALEEAMSSIIPSGVSTIAGFLMLATMKFTIGFDLGIVLAKGIVISLATVLCLMPALILHSYKLVEKTAHRPFLPKFEKLGRISFKARYGVLIFIALAAVPAFVAQGMNDFVYGGETMGASPGTQMYADEQAIDAQFGRSNLLMALYPNTSLVKEKQLSDELEKLGYVKSVTSLSNTLPEGVPASMVPKRELNDLHTDRYARMMIYIRTKGESELAFHASDEIQAVVKKYYPEDSHVIGETPSTQDIKTTINGDYNVVDLLSLAGVGVIYAITFQSALVPFLLMIPVEMTVFFDMIFPYLAGDSTTFLGYLIVSNLILGATDDYGILITTTYLDFRGRMDRKQAYIETIATCTPSILASGMILSGAGYLFYFISSIAAIGDLGHLVGRGALLSILLMVFLLPAILYLFDGPILRSRQRHADRLKRLHEGKSRKPLPKREALKNLRKQLKTIAGSWKFPCRQSSGPKKPGAFETSEPNPPKSEQEDLQ, encoded by the coding sequence ATGAAAATACGCAGAAAGTTGCCCACCAAACGCAATGTGATCAATTTTATTGTCGACCGGAGGAGACTGCTTGAAATCATTTTCGGCATTCTTATCGTTTTGAGCCTTTTTTGCAGCCTGTTCGTTGAAATCAATTACGATTTAAAAGAATACCTTCCGGCCGACACACCGTCGGAAAGCGGAATCAATCTGATGGAGAAGGAGTTCGGCTATCCGGGGATCGCGCGCGTGATGGTGGACGATGTGTCGTTATATGAAGCCAAGGCCTATAAGGAAAAAATTGAAGCGATCGACGGCGTCGACCGGGTACTTTGGGCCGACTCCGAAACGGACGTCTATCAGGCCGGCGAATTCGTCGAGAGTAAAGACATCGAGGATTATTATAAAAACAGGCATTCCGTCATGGATATCATTTTTAAGGAAAGCGACACCAGCAAGCGTACCTCGCAGTCAATCGATGAAATCAGGAAAATAACCGGCGCAAAAGGGCATTTGGTCGGTCCCGCCGTACAAGATAAGACGGTCAGCGAGGGCCTGAGAAGCGAAATGGGCAGCGTGCTGGCGCTCGCTTTCGCGGTGATCGCCCTTGTTCTGTTCCTGTCGACGACCTCTTGGTTCGAGCCGGTTCTGTTCCTGTTCATCATGGCCATCGTCATCATCATCAACAGCGGCACGAATGTTTTTCTGGGGACGATCTCCTTTTTGACCTCAAACGTCTCGTCCGTTCTGCTGCTGGCCTGCTCGATGGACTTCTCCATTTTCCTGCTGCACGCATTCATCCGGAGAAAAGAGGCCGGCAAAGAACCGGAGCAGGCGATCCGTGACGCTCTGGAGGAAGCCATGAGTTCCATCATCCCCAGCGGTGTGAGTACCATCGCGGGTTTTCTGATGCTGGCGACGATGAAATTCACCATCGGCTTCGATCTGGGGATCGTTCTGGCAAAAGGGATCGTCATCAGTCTGGCTACCGTCCTTTGCCTGATGCCCGCGCTGATTCTGCACAGCTACAAGCTGGTCGAAAAAACGGCGCACCGCCCGTTTCTGCCGAAATTTGAAAAGCTCGGCAGGATTTCTTTCAAAGCGCGCTATGGCGTGCTGATCTTTATCGCGCTTGCCGCGGTTCCGGCTTTTGTCGCGCAGGGGATGAACGATTTCGTTTACGGCGGTGAAACGATGGGCGCGAGTCCCGGCACGCAGATGTATGCGGATGAGCAGGCGATCGACGCACAGTTCGGGCGCAGCAATCTTCTGATGGCCCTGTACCCGAACACCTCCCTGGTGAAGGAGAAGCAGCTTTCGGACGAACTGGAAAAGCTCGGATATGTGAAAAGCGTCACCTCGCTTTCAAATACGCTGCCGGAAGGCGTTCCGGCCAGTATGGTTCCGAAAAGAGAATTAAACGATCTGCACACGGACCGTTACGCGCGTATGATGATTTATATCAGGACCAAAGGGGAAAGTGAGCTGGCGTTCCATGCCTCCGATGAGATCCAGGCGGTCGTGAAAAAGTATTATCCGGAGGATTCCCATGTCATCGGCGAGACCCCTTCCACACAGGACATCAAAACCACGATCAACGGCGACTATAATGTGGTCGACCTGCTTTCCCTTGCCGGGGTCGGTGTGATTTATGCGATCACGTTCCAATCCGCCCTCGTTCCTTTCCTATTGATGATTCCGGTTGAAATGACCGTATTCTTCGATATGATTTTTCCTTATCTGGCGGGAGATTCAACAACGTTTTTGGGCTATCTGATCGTCAGCAACCTGATCCTGGGCGCTACAGACGACTACGGAATCCTGATTACCACCACATATCTGGATTTTCGCGGGAGGATGGACCGAAAGCAGGCATACATTGAAACGATCGCGACATGCACCCCTTCGATCCTGGCGTCGGGCATGATCCTTTCCGGGGCGGGATATCTTTTTTACTTCATTTCCTCCATCGCGGCGATCGGCGATCTGGGGCATCTGGTCGGCCGCGGCGCGCTGCTGAGCATCCTGTTGATGGTTTTCCTGCTTCCCGCGATCCTGTATCTATTTGACGGACCGATCCTGCGCAGCCGGCAAAGGCACGCGGACCGGCTGAAGCGGCTGCACGAAGGGAAAAGCAGGAAGCCCCTGCCGAAGCGAGAGGCCTTGAAAAATCTTCGGAAGCAGCTGAAAACGATCGCAGGAAGCTGGAAATTTCCCTGTAGACAGTCTTCAGGTCCGAAGAAACCGGGCGCATTTGAGACGTCTGAGCCAAATCCACCAAAATCAGAACAGGAGGATCTACAATGA
- a CDS encoding TetR-like C-terminal domain-containing protein — MQNDKIERHEQKETMRNDKVDRRVRKTKKELRQGLTQLLEEKSIKDITVRELSDLVDINRGTFYLHYKDVFDMVEQIEKEMFENFHSVLDRYPAESLNGRPLPMIVDIFRFVKENADMCKVLISSNGDILFINRLKDLVRERCFRDWMELFGKSQNFEYYYSFIVSGCIGLLQKWLETGLKESSEHMASLAEQMIMTGIEVIQ; from the coding sequence ATGCAAAATGATAAAATAGAACGACATGAGCAGAAAGAAACTATGAGAAATGATAAAGTGGACCGCCGCGTGCGTAAAACAAAAAAAGAGCTCCGTCAGGGTTTGACGCAGCTTCTTGAGGAAAAGAGCATAAAGGATATCACCGTCAGAGAATTATCCGATCTGGTAGATATTAATCGTGGAACCTTCTATCTGCATTATAAAGACGTGTTCGACATGGTGGAACAGATCGAAAAGGAGATGTTTGAAAATTTCCACAGCGTGCTGGACAGATATCCGGCAGAGTCCTTAAACGGACGGCCGTTACCGATGATTGTAGATATTTTCCGCTTTGTAAAAGAGAATGCCGATATGTGCAAAGTATTAATCAGTAGCAATGGGGATATCTTGTTCATTAACCGTCTGAAAGACTTGGTTAGGGAGCGTTGCTTCCGCGATTGGATGGAACTGTTTGGTAAATCCCAGAATTTTGAATATTATTATTCCTTTATCGTTTCCGGCTGTATTGGACTTCTGCAGAAATGGCTGGAAACCGGACTGAAGGAATCTTCGGAGCACATGGCTTCCCTTGCTGAGCAGATGATCATGACGGGGATCGAAGTGATTCAATAA
- a CDS encoding acetate/propionate family kinase, giving the protein MKILVINAGSSSLKYQLIDMETEEMLAKGNCERIGIEGGTFTHKTADGRKKDLQVTMSDHKEAFKLVTAALTDKEVGVVKNLSEVTAIGHRVAQGGAIFSKSLFINEDVIEGIKSLIPLAPLHNGPELQGILACREVFGKDIPECVVFDTSFHSTMPPKAYMFAIPYEYYEKYKIRRYGFHGTSHRYVSNHCAHLMHQPIEDINMVTCHIGNGSSIAAIKGGNVVDTSMGLTPLDGFMMGTRSGSLDPSVVTFIMEKENLTPEQMDEILNKKSGLLGISGHSDDRDVTKAEIEGDPRAILAHEMLSYQIIKYIGSYAAAMNGLDCIVFTAGLGENQAHLRYAVCRGLKFFGVKIDPVLNDKMVSGREGKISTYDSKVAVYVIPTNEELVIARDTKEIVEKLTYASTEDKTVVDLEDI; this is encoded by the coding sequence ATGAAGATTTTGGTAATAAATGCAGGAAGCTCTTCGCTCAAATATCAGCTGATTGATATGGAAACCGAAGAGATGCTTGCAAAGGGGAACTGCGAGCGTATTGGAATAGAAGGCGGAACGTTTACCCATAAGACTGCGGACGGCCGCAAGAAGGACTTGCAGGTCACCATGTCCGATCATAAAGAGGCGTTCAAGCTGGTTACGGCAGCTTTAACGGATAAAGAGGTCGGTGTCGTCAAAAACCTGTCGGAGGTTACGGCAATCGGTCACCGCGTTGCTCAGGGCGGCGCCATTTTCAGCAAGTCCCTGTTTATCAATGAAGATGTGATCGAAGGAATCAAGAGCTTGATTCCGCTGGCTCCGCTGCACAACGGGCCCGAGCTTCAGGGAATCCTCGCCTGCCGCGAGGTTTTTGGAAAAGACATACCGGAATGCGTTGTCTTTGATACTTCCTTCCATTCCACCATGCCCCCGAAAGCTTACATGTTTGCCATTCCTTACGAATATTATGAAAAATATAAAATCCGCCGTTACGGCTTTCACGGCACCTCCCACCGCTATGTCAGCAATCACTGCGCGCATCTGATGCACCAGCCGATCGAGGACATCAACATGGTTACCTGCCATATCGGCAACGGTTCCTCCATTGCGGCCATCAAGGGCGGCAATGTTGTCGATACCAGCATGGGCCTTACGCCGCTGGACGGTTTTATGATGGGTACCCGCTCCGGCTCGCTTGACCCGTCGGTCGTAACCTTCATTATGGAGAAAGAAAACCTTACCCCCGAACAGATGGATGAAATTCTGAATAAGAAATCCGGACTGCTCGGCATCAGCGGACACAGCGACGACCGCGACGTTACCAAAGCGGAAATCGAGGGGGATCCCAGAGCTATTCTTGCCCACGAAATGCTTTCTTATCAGATTATCAAATATATCGGCTCCTATGCGGCGGCCATGAACGGCCTTGACTGCATCGTTTTCACAGCCGGTCTCGGTGAAAATCAGGCTCATCTGCGTTACGCGGTCTGCCGCGGCCTGAAATTCTTCGGCGTGAAGATCGATCCGGTTCTGAACGACAAAATGGTTTCCGGGCGCGAAGGCAAAATTTCCACTTATGATTCCAAGGTCGCCGTTTATGTTATTCCGACCAATGAAGAGCTTGTCATTGCGCGCGACACCAAGGAGATTGTCGAGAAGCTGACCTACGCTTCTACAGAGGACAAGACGGTCGTTGACCTTGAAGATATCTGA
- a CDS encoding tRNA(Met) cytidine acetate ligase, which produces MHVAGIVSEYNPFHNGHAALVSETRKAGATHVAAVMSGNFVQRGEPAILSKWARTRQALENGVDLVVELPLPWALAGAEKFAYGGVALLDAMGIDLLSFGSECGRTEDLYKAERALGSGELRERIRSELKSGATFAKARQNAVAGLFDEETAELLSEPNNILGIEYLKALRRLNSGIEPFTVRRVGAAHDAHAPEGFIASASQIRRMMRSGEDFSPLMPPSCAETARREIKAGNAPADLALIERAVLAKLRTMSPERFAALPDISEGLENRVYAAVRKAGGLEEAYSLIKSKRYTHARIRRIILSAFLGLDASMSAGIPPYLRILGFNQRGTEILHSMKGRAALPVITNSSDIFSLDKSGKNMLELENRATDLYALCMPKIAPCGLDRTTGIISISSFD; this is translated from the coding sequence ATGCATGTGGCCGGAATCGTTTCTGAATACAATCCGTTCCATAACGGACATGCCGCGCTGGTTTCGGAAACCCGCAAAGCGGGGGCAACCCACGTTGCGGCGGTCATGAGCGGCAACTTCGTGCAGCGCGGCGAACCGGCGATCCTTTCCAAATGGGCGCGGACAAGGCAGGCGCTGGAAAACGGCGTCGACCTTGTCGTGGAGCTGCCGCTGCCCTGGGCGCTTGCGGGAGCGGAAAAGTTTGCTTACGGCGGCGTGGCACTGCTGGACGCGATGGGAATCGACCTGCTGAGCTTCGGCAGCGAATGCGGCCGCACAGAGGACTTATACAAAGCAGAACGGGCGCTCGGCTCCGGAGAGCTGCGGGAAAGAATCCGTTCCGAGCTGAAAAGCGGCGCAACCTTTGCAAAGGCAAGGCAAAACGCGGTCGCCGGCCTGTTCGACGAAGAAACCGCGGAACTTTTAAGCGAGCCAAACAATATTTTAGGCATAGAATACCTGAAGGCGCTGCGCAGACTGAATTCCGGCATCGAACCGTTTACAGTCAGACGCGTGGGCGCCGCGCACGACGCGCACGCCCCGGAGGGATTCATAGCCTCCGCCTCACAGATACGGAGAATGATGCGCTCCGGAGAAGATTTTTCCCCGCTGATGCCTCCTTCCTGTGCGGAAACGGCAAGGCGGGAAATAAAAGCCGGAAACGCTCCCGCCGACCTTGCCCTCATCGAGCGGGCCGTTCTGGCAAAGCTGAGAACGATGAGCCCCGAACGGTTCGCCGCCCTTCCCGACATCAGCGAAGGGCTGGAGAACCGGGTTTACGCCGCGGTGCGCAAAGCCGGCGGCCTGGAGGAAGCATACAGCCTGATTAAGTCCAAAAGATATACGCACGCCAGAATCCGGCGGATCATTCTTTCCGCTTTTCTGGGGCTGGATGCTTCCATGAGCGCGGGGATTCCTCCCTATCTGCGCATCCTCGGCTTTAATCAGCGCGGCACGGAAATTCTGCATTCCATGAAGGGGCGGGCAGCGCTGCCGGTCATCACCAATTCGTCGGACATATTTTCTCTTGACAAAAGCGGGAAAAATATGCTTGAATTAGAAAACAGAGCAACGGACCTTTATGCGCTGTGTATGCCGAAAATCGCGCCCTGCGGGCTCGACAGGACAACGGGTATTATTTCTATTTCGTCTTTTGACTGA
- the upp gene encoding uracil phosphoribosyltransferase, with the protein MDKQVFVMDHPLIQHKLTFLRDKNTGSKEFRELVGEIGMLMCYEATRDLPLEDTTIETPMGKAKTKVIAGRKLAFVPILRAGLGMVDGVLKMVPAAKVGHIGLYRDHETLQPIEYYSKLPQDIEERDVIVLDPMLATGGSAIDAVTIIKRSKPKSIRFMCIIAAPEGVKAFTEAHPDVQLFCAAVDDHLNDIGYIVPGLGDAGDRIFGTL; encoded by the coding sequence ATGGATAAACAGGTATTTGTTATGGATCATCCGCTGATTCAGCACAAGCTGACTTTTTTACGCGACAAAAACACGGGTTCCAAGGAATTCCGCGAGCTGGTCGGTGAAATCGGGATGCTGATGTGCTACGAGGCGACCCGCGATCTTCCTTTGGAGGACACGACGATCGAGACCCCCATGGGGAAAGCGAAAACAAAGGTGATTGCGGGAAGGAAGCTTGCGTTTGTTCCTATTTTAAGAGCGGGCCTGGGCATGGTGGACGGCGTACTGAAAATGGTTCCCGCCGCGAAGGTCGGCCATATCGGCCTTTACCGCGACCACGAGACGCTGCAGCCGATAGAATACTACAGCAAGCTGCCGCAGGATATTGAGGAGCGCGACGTCATCGTGCTGGACCCGATGCTCGCCACCGGCGGCTCCGCGATCGACGCAGTCACCATCATCAAGCGCAGCAAGCCGAAAAGCATCCGCTTTATGTGCATTATTGCCGCTCCGGAAGGGGTGAAGGCGTTTACCGAAGCGCATCCCGACGTACAGCTTTTCTGCGCCGCCGTCGATGATCACCTGAACGACATCGGCTACATTGTACCGGGCCTTGGCGACGCGGGCGACCGTATTTTCGGAACACTGTAA
- the rpiB gene encoding ribose 5-phosphate isomerase B, with amino-acid sequence MIALGADHGGFLLKEAIKNYLAAENIAYKDFGTFDETSIDYAPVAAKVAHCVADGEAERGILCCGTGIGMSIAANKVQGIRASVCADAYCTEMTRRHNNSNILCLGGRVIDEKKAVELAKIYLKTEFEGGRHQQRIDEISAIERGEL; translated from the coding sequence ATGATAGCTTTAGGAGCGGATCACGGCGGATTTTTATTGAAAGAAGCCATTAAGAACTATCTTGCTGCCGAAAATATTGCCTATAAGGATTTCGGCACGTTTGACGAAACCTCTATCGACTATGCGCCGGTTGCGGCAAAGGTCGCGCACTGCGTAGCGGACGGCGAAGCGGAGCGCGGAATCCTGTGCTGCGGAACGGGAATCGGGATGAGCATCGCGGCCAACAAGGTGCAGGGCATCCGTGCGTCGGTGTGCGCCGACGCTTACTGCACGGAAATGACCCGTCGGCACAACAATTCCAACATTCTCTGCCTTGGAGGCCGGGTGATCGATGAAAAAAAGGCGGTGGAGCTCGCAAAGATCTACCTGAAAACCGAATTTGAAGGCGGCCGCCACCAGCAGCGCATTGACGAAATCTCTGCGATAGAGCGCGGCGAACTGTAA